DNA sequence from the Prolixibacter sp. SD074 genome:
GCAAATAAGCGGTTAAACGGTAATTTAATGTGGCACTTACGACACCTTGCTTTTTGGCTTTCATCAGGATATCGATTGACATGCCCAGCTGCTCATATTCGTAATAGAAGTCGGCAAAAGAAAGCCAGTTGTCAGAATTGTCTGCATCCAGCTCGAGCGCTTTTTGGAACGCTTGCTCAGCTTCTTCGTAGTAATTCAATGTGGAGTTGACTTTACCAAAAGTAAGCCAAAAATCGGCATTATCGTCTTCCAGCTTAATGGCCTTTTTCAGGAATGCCAGACTTTCCGGCACCTTATCTTCCACCAGTAAAACCACCGATGCGCCATACCATGCATCTGCATTGTAACCATTCAGCTGCAACGCCTTCTTATAGTAATCGAATGATTTTTTGAATTTGCGCTGATGGAAATAGCATTCAGCAATGTAACAGTAGGTTTCGTCCGAATCTCCATCAATTTTCAGGTATTCCCCGTAAGTGGCAATGGCCTCGCCTAGCTTTTCTGCATTAGCAAGCGAATTGGCCTTATTAAAAAGTGCCGAGGCATAATTGTCGTCCAGTGCCAGGGCAAAATCATAGGCTTCCACCGCTCTATCGAAATCGTTTACCCGGTTATAGGCAATCCCCAGGTTGTACCAAACAAATTCGGAAAACGGGTCCAGATCGAGGTATTTGTTGTAAAACTGAATACACTTGTAACTCTCACCTACCTTGTCGTAGCTGAAAGCCAAATCGTAAATCACATTTTCGTTTTCCAAATTTTCCTGATGTGCCTTTTCAAGAAACGGAATAGCCCTGCTGTATTCGCTGTTCTGAATGAATGCAACACCAATGCTATAGAGGACTTCGTCTTTTTCTTCGTAGGAAAAACGCTCAGCCTCTTCAAAATAATAAGTGGCTTTCGGGCTATCGCCTAAAAAGTTGTAGCATGTACCAAGCATTAGCAAAATCTCCGGGTCAGAAGATTCGATTCCCGCAACCATTTCAAGCATTTCCTTCGCCTCATCCACGTTCCCTTGTGTCAGTAAAATACGAGCCTGCCGTACCTTGAGTGAAATCGCCTGAGGATGTTGCATCACACCTCTTTCCACCGCCTTTACCGCCTGATAATGATGTCCCCTGTCGGTGTAATGATCGATGATATATTCAAATTCGGCCACATCAAAAAACTCAACACGCTCCTCGTGCTGCATCTTCTGATAACGTTCAATTACGAGAGCAATTTCATTGCTTTCGTAGTCATCCTTAGCTCCTTGTTCCATAAAATTTTACTGTCTGCGTATCTGTTAATAATCCTCAACGCAATATCATCCTCTCACTAGGAGTTCTGGTGTTCTTCTCTCAATAAATCGTTGATGGTTTTTACCGGATTGAAGGTAACCACCGGTACTTCCACAAAAAGCGTAATCCAGTCGGCCATAGCCCCGTTCCATAGCCCCGGAAGCTCTTGTGCCTTCAACGGTTTTCCCTCTTTCGATTTATGAGAGATAAACCCGGTATTCGGATCGCGGTATTTCAATAAATCAAATTTTTCGCCTTTACTATTCCGAACTCCGCAGACCAAATCAACCGGATTGAAATGTGTCGATTGCCCAACTATATTGGCTTGTTCCTCATTCTCGTTGTCAATCTGACTTCGTTCTACAATCTGCAACGAAATGGTGTCGTCTGCATTGCGTGCCCAGAATGGGCCGCCACCCGGCTCACCTTCGTTTTTAACCATTCCACAAACCCTGATGGGCCGGTTTAATTTGTTTCGCAGATAAGGAATTAAAGCTTCCTTCTCTGTATAATACTGGCTTTCCGCTGCCTCAACACAAAGTTCCTTCGTCAGAAAATCCGAAATCTCTGCGATGAGTTTATCGGATACCGCAACACTGGCTTTTTCCAACTCGCGAAGGTAGTTAAAAACCTTTTGCCGGTAATACAACAATACACCAGCCAACGCTTTTTTATAACGTACGGTCGGCTCTTTTAATCTGTCAGGCACGACATTATCGATGTTTTTAATAAAGACAATGTCACTGTCAATATCATTCAGATTTTCCAGCAAAGCCCCGTGTCCCCCCGGCCTGAATAGTAAGGTTCCATCTTTCTGCCGGAATGGTTCGTTTGCAGGTGTTACAGCAATCGTATCGGTTGACGGCTTTTGTTCCGAAAAACCAATTTCGTACCGCACGCCATAGTGATGTTCAAAATTTTTTGCGGCCCCGTCTGTCTTTTCTTCAAAAAAAGAAAGGTGCTCCGGCGATACGGTGAAGTGCAAACTCACTTTCTTTCCCGAATCCTTGCCGTATAAGGCGCCTTCCACCATATGTTCCTCAACCGGCGTTCTGGATATTTCTCCGTATTGATGAAACTGCAACAATCCCTTGGGCAGGAAACCGTAATTCAATCCCTTCCCGGTCAGCACAAATTCCAAAATTTCCCGGTAAGGTAAATGTCCATCGGCGCCTGTCTTTTTCAATTCTCCGGGCAACTGATGGTAAAACGCGAACTTCGGCAGGTTGTCGAAGAAGGTTTTTACATCGGAATGCGCTTCCTCATCCAATAATGAGACTGCTTGTTCCTGCGATTTTGCTGCATCCTGAAAAGCAAAAAGCTTCTGAAACATCCGGCTGGCCGCTCCCGAAGCCGGTACAAACTTTTCGATGGCAATTCCCCGGTTGACCTCATGCTCAAAGATGCCGATATACTTTTCTATATGGCCCTCATCGAGCTTGATAATCCCGTCGTTTACAGTGGCCGGACGAAGGACATTCGTGAAAGGAAATCCTTTCTTAAAATTCTCAATTTG
Encoded proteins:
- a CDS encoding tetratricopeptide repeat protein, whose amino-acid sequence is MEQGAKDDYESNEIALVIERYQKMQHEERVEFFDVAEFEYIIDHYTDRGHHYQAVKAVERGVMQHPQAISLKVRQARILLTQGNVDEAKEMLEMVAGIESSDPEILLMLGTCYNFLGDSPKATYYFEEAERFSYEEKDEVLYSIGVAFIQNSEYSRAIPFLEKAHQENLENENVIYDLAFSYDKVGESYKCIQFYNKYLDLDPFSEFVWYNLGIAYNRVNDFDRAVEAYDFALALDDNYASALFNKANSLANAEKLGEAIATYGEYLKIDGDSDETYCYIAECYFHQRKFKKSFDYYKKALQLNGYNADAWYGASVVLLVEDKVPESLAFLKKAIKLEDDNADFWLTFGKVNSTLNYYEEAEQAFQKALELDADNSDNWLSFADFYYEYEQLGMSIDILMKAKKQGVVSATLNYRLTAYLLENGDEYLAMHYLEQALSEDFSQYHDLFDFCPKALESGPVNRLIDKYKMINHYH
- a CDS encoding DUF4301 family protein, with protein sequence MFTEKDIQQISNRGSQLPEVERQIENFKKGFPFTNVLRPATVNDGIIKLDEGHIEKYIGIFEHEVNRGIAIEKFVPASGAASRMFQKLFAFQDAAKSQEQAVSLLDEEAHSDVKTFFDNLPKFAFYHQLPGELKKTGADGHLPYREILEFVLTGKGLNYGFLPKGLLQFHQYGEISRTPVEEHMVEGALYGKDSGKKVSLHFTVSPEHLSFFEEKTDGAAKNFEHHYGVRYEIGFSEQKPSTDTIAVTPANEPFRQKDGTLLFRPGGHGALLENLNDIDSDIVFIKNIDNVVPDRLKEPTVRYKKALAGVLLYYRQKVFNYLRELEKASVAVSDKLIAEISDFLTKELCVEAAESQYYTEKEALIPYLRNKLNRPIRVCGMVKNEGEPGGGPFWARNADDTISLQIVERSQIDNENEEQANIVGQSTHFNPVDLVCGVRNSKGEKFDLLKYRDPNTGFISHKSKEGKPLKAQELPGLWNGAMADWITLFVEVPVVTFNPVKTINDLLREEHQNS